A window of Myxococcota bacterium contains these coding sequences:
- a CDS encoding GldG family protein, which translates to MDRLPLLLGGLGLVGVVFALLSFVVAIVSDASAVGSRGDLGWIFGNFGLGVALLVAAAVLNFDAVRERLASGEARRAGKYGTNAAVSTLLGIAILGMLGFIGTRYHHRFDWSEGKIHTLSDQTKKVVEALEEDAQVLVLAPSFEQAPARALLDRYAFLSDRFQVEYADPNERPGLLETYGISADSLRQGGLVRVAVGGDALELTELDETAVTNALVKLTRTGEKTVYFIQGHGEGAIDGEAGAQRSGYVRAAEALRNENYRVESLLLAGGGGVPADADVVILAGPTRPLFDDEWTALEGYLAGGGALLVLSDARAPGDAAEKLAGWGVTLGDDIVVDRALALFGRAMTPLAGDFDLEHPITADFRDARNDPVVFHEVRSAQPGPSGNFTELVFTGESSWAERDLARLDAEGAAGIDPEDLVGPVPVMVAGTPNVSAADGTDPRLVVVGDANFASNEFLDAARNRDLFLNATNWLIGDVEAISIRPNTSRASRMELTEDEFRNIRSASLFVLPELIAVLGVFTWWSRRHPKG; encoded by the coding sequence ATGGACAGATTGCCTCTGCTCTTGGGTGGACTTGGCCTCGTTGGCGTCGTCTTCGCTCTGTTGAGTTTCGTCGTCGCGATCGTCAGCGATGCGAGCGCGGTGGGTTCTCGCGGTGATCTCGGGTGGATCTTCGGGAACTTCGGGCTCGGCGTCGCGCTCCTCGTAGCGGCCGCGGTGCTCAACTTCGACGCGGTTCGCGAGCGGTTGGCCTCCGGCGAGGCGCGTCGTGCCGGGAAGTACGGCACCAATGCCGCGGTCTCGACTCTGCTGGGGATTGCCATCCTCGGCATGCTGGGGTTCATCGGCACCCGGTATCATCATCGCTTCGACTGGAGCGAGGGGAAGATCCACACGCTCTCCGACCAGACGAAGAAGGTCGTCGAGGCGCTCGAAGAGGACGCGCAGGTCCTGGTATTGGCTCCGTCCTTCGAGCAGGCGCCGGCCCGCGCCCTGCTGGATCGCTATGCCTTCCTCAGCGATCGCTTCCAGGTCGAATACGCCGATCCGAACGAACGCCCCGGGCTGCTCGAGACCTACGGGATCTCCGCGGATTCTCTGCGCCAGGGCGGACTCGTGCGGGTCGCCGTCGGTGGCGATGCATTGGAGCTCACCGAGCTCGACGAGACCGCGGTCACCAACGCGCTCGTCAAGCTGACCCGTACCGGCGAGAAGACGGTCTACTTCATCCAGGGGCACGGCGAGGGCGCGATCGACGGCGAAGCGGGCGCCCAGCGGTCCGGTTACGTGCGCGCGGCCGAGGCCCTGCGCAACGAGAACTATCGGGTCGAGTCTCTGCTCCTGGCGGGCGGTGGCGGCGTCCCCGCGGACGCCGATGTGGTGATCCTGGCGGGTCCGACCCGGCCGCTCTTCGACGACGAGTGGACCGCGCTCGAGGGCTACCTGGCCGGCGGCGGCGCGCTCCTGGTGCTCTCCGATGCGCGCGCGCCGGGCGATGCCGCCGAGAAGCTCGCGGGCTGGGGCGTGACGCTGGGCGACGACATCGTCGTCGATCGCGCGCTCGCGCTCTTCGGGCGCGCAATGACGCCCCTGGCCGGCGACTTCGACCTCGAACACCCGATCACCGCCGACTTCCGCGACGCGCGCAACGATCCGGTCGTGTTCCACGAGGTGCGAAGCGCCCAGCCTGGCCCGAGCGGCAACTTCACCGAGCTCGTCTTCACGGGCGAATCGTCGTGGGCCGAACGCGATCTCGCGCGACTCGACGCGGAAGGCGCGGCGGGCATCGATCCCGAGGATCTCGTGGGTCCGGTGCCGGTCATGGTCGCCGGCACGCCCAACGTCTCGGCTGCCGACGGCACGGATCCCCGCCTCGTCGTGGTCGGGGACGCAAACTTCGCGTCGAACGAATTCCTCGACGCCGCCCGCAATCGGGACCTCTTTCTCAACGCGACCAACTGGTTGATCGGCGACGTCGAGGCGATCTCGATCCGCCCGAACACGTCGCGCGCCTCGCGCATGGAGCTGACCGAGGACGAGTTCCGCAACATCCGCTCGGCGTCGCTCTTCGTGCTGCCCGAGCTGATCGCCGTTCTGGGCGTGTTCACCTGGTGGTCGCGCCGCCACCCGAAGGGGTAG
- a CDS encoding ABC transporter permease subunit gives MKHATTVAWRDLRSLFVSPVAYVVMSLFAVTAGLFFIIGVSNFGKALIYYQQRQDFASLELINLADVLLAPFFDSMLVVFLFLVPGITMGLFASEKANGTEELLMTSPLTIWDIVLGKFAAGAGFVGLLVAMLGLFPALLFFFGDPEVGKILTGLLGVLLMGWTYVSIGVFASSITRSQIIAFFLAFVLLLMLLILPAITQLGVLGSDSAIASVLAWFSTTAHMQPMLGGLVDTADLVYFGVMIGIFLLLTKASVESVRWR, from the coding sequence GTGAAGCACGCCACCACCGTCGCCTGGCGCGATCTCCGTTCGCTCTTCGTTTCGCCGGTCGCCTACGTCGTGATGAGCTTGTTCGCGGTCACGGCAGGGCTTTTCTTCATCATCGGAGTTTCGAACTTCGGGAAGGCGTTGATCTACTACCAGCAGCGTCAGGACTTCGCTTCGCTCGAGCTGATCAACCTGGCCGATGTCTTGCTGGCGCCATTCTTCGACTCCATGCTCGTGGTCTTCCTTTTCCTGGTCCCCGGCATCACGATGGGCCTGTTCGCGTCCGAGAAAGCGAACGGGACCGAAGAGCTCTTGATGACGAGTCCATTGACGATCTGGGACATCGTCCTCGGGAAGTTCGCCGCCGGAGCGGGCTTCGTCGGACTCCTGGTCGCGATGCTCGGGCTGTTTCCGGCGTTGCTCTTCTTCTTCGGAGATCCCGAGGTCGGCAAGATCCTGACGGGTCTACTTGGCGTTCTTCTGATGGGCTGGACGTACGTGTCGATCGGGGTCTTCGCCTCGTCGATCACGCGCAGTCAGATCATCGCCTTCTTCCTGGCCTTCGTGCTGTTGCTGATGCTCTTGATCCTGCCCGCGATCACTCAGCTCGGAGTCTTGGGCAGCGATTCCGCCATCGCGAGCGTGCTGGCGTGGTTCTCGACCACCGCGCACATGCAGCCGATGCTCGGTGGACTCGTCGATACGGCTGACCTGGTCTACTTCGGAGTCATGATCGGCATCTTTCTGCTCCTGACGAAGGCGAGTGTCGAATCTGTGCGTTGGCGATAG
- a CDS encoding protein kinase, whose protein sequence is MNPRELTEIGPYRVRRFIAEGGMAWVFEVIDPRFDAARALKMLKPEASSGDDFQRFEAEASLLAGIDHPNLITIYDFGQDEGTGCFYYTMTYVDSPPLSQRGVMTTAEAGPLFLDVLAGLAVLHDRGVVHRDIKPANVLQTTDGRALVADLGIARQTDRAGVTRTGMAVGTALYMAPEQARGRNLTPRVDVYSVGLSLYQVLTGTTVWDGVDDIDTSSGSDVLLYLGGLLHSGKELSFDYPNDVPPALRRVITKACRLDPDARYADAREMHEALYEAVYDAGKSDDWRRLALGAGAGAGVVAAIVAAVMLWPPAALDLARDRLQEIDELERRAASLLFESATLEPAPSAELLSGLREGVAAAQVFRSQGREAIDEERHVDAMEALEQAAQTYRAACARLTGEHLHARVDPIATAVRDRASLYRTAGGPELAKTSWPGFELALERIAPPDPELGACAVAEAELARIGALPGAREALSAVEAELATELPRLAEIARTSASAARQAAEADTAEVAAFRDVLNAGLVAFGQAETQRANDDFLGAVERYRTAEAFFATAREIAPAGRLRQKTESLEARARSELDDLGVVQASLDEAQAAWERGEWATASTAYENSIGLLESLLSDLGASRAALAASGAATRERDAALSAGAGASASAEIGAAEALQTRATEALEAKQYAAAERDFRAASEQFRVAREASVGALAEARALQVEARMAAERLPEACAGLSESAAQDCAAGGAAQVTGDEALVARDAPTALAHFRIAKERFASAAESERAYLQNLPRPPRIVAREPAADQVRVHRNETIAFSVEASDPNGDTLEYRWRRDGRRLDASGSELVLSPDADTRIEVEVRDGQGGRVEAAWAVAFRNRAPTLRVYPDEARTRLELGDSREFRVDASDPDGEPVRTEFAVDGRTVAQGSRYTFRPSRAGNYVVSARAVDASGARTRVERRVEVFEKRVAVAPVPKPTPRPTPKPTTTPKPSRLDPEKGAIAALDRYRSAYEAQDLEALSAVWIMNPKQREAMQQLFEHADRIDVQIARHGIDVTRDVVSIDFDQEVDAVGSRMTTKSEPVPMTATVIHTGGGQWKISSILPRR, encoded by the coding sequence ATGAACCCGCGCGAACTCACCGAGATCGGCCCCTACCGGGTTCGTCGCTTCATCGCTGAAGGCGGCATGGCGTGGGTGTTCGAGGTGATCGATCCGCGCTTCGACGCGGCGCGCGCGTTGAAGATGCTGAAGCCCGAGGCGTCGTCCGGGGACGATTTCCAGCGCTTCGAAGCGGAAGCCAGTCTGCTCGCGGGGATCGACCACCCCAACCTGATCACGATCTACGACTTCGGTCAGGACGAAGGGACGGGCTGCTTCTACTACACGATGACCTACGTCGACAGCCCACCGCTGTCACAGCGTGGGGTGATGACGACCGCCGAGGCGGGGCCGCTCTTCCTCGACGTGCTCGCTGGGTTGGCGGTCTTGCACGACCGCGGCGTCGTGCACCGGGACATCAAACCGGCGAACGTCCTGCAGACCACGGATGGACGCGCCCTGGTGGCCGATCTGGGGATCGCGCGCCAGACCGACCGTGCCGGCGTCACGCGCACCGGTATGGCCGTGGGGACGGCGCTCTACATGGCGCCCGAGCAGGCCCGGGGGCGCAACCTCACGCCGCGGGTCGACGTCTACTCCGTCGGGCTGTCGCTCTACCAGGTGCTCACGGGAACGACGGTCTGGGACGGGGTCGACGACATCGACACCTCGAGCGGGTCCGACGTCCTCCTGTATCTGGGGGGTCTCCTGCACTCGGGGAAGGAACTGTCCTTCGACTACCCGAACGACGTGCCGCCCGCGCTGCGCAGGGTGATCACGAAGGCGTGTCGCCTGGACCCCGACGCCCGCTATGCGGACGCCCGCGAGATGCACGAGGCCCTCTACGAGGCCGTGTACGACGCTGGGAAGAGCGACGATTGGCGACGCCTGGCGCTCGGCGCGGGGGCCGGAGCGGGGGTGGTCGCGGCGATCGTCGCGGCAGTGATGCTCTGGCCGCCGGCGGCTCTCGATCTCGCGCGCGATCGACTGCAGGAGATCGACGAACTCGAACGCCGGGCCGCCTCGCTGCTCTTCGAGAGCGCGACCCTCGAACCCGCCCCGTCCGCCGAGCTCCTGAGTGGCTTGCGCGAAGGGGTCGCGGCCGCGCAGGTGTTTCGTTCCCAGGGACGCGAGGCGATCGACGAGGAGCGTCACGTGGATGCGATGGAGGCGCTGGAGCAGGCGGCCCAGACCTACCGCGCCGCCTGCGCCCGCTTGACCGGCGAACACCTGCACGCGCGCGTCGATCCGATCGCGACGGCCGTGCGTGATCGGGCGAGCCTCTATCGGACGGCCGGCGGGCCGGAACTCGCGAAGACGAGCTGGCCGGGGTTCGAACTCGCGCTCGAGCGCATCGCGCCGCCCGACCCGGAACTCGGGGCGTGCGCGGTGGCCGAGGCGGAACTCGCCCGGATCGGCGCACTGCCCGGTGCGCGAGAAGCGCTGTCGGCGGTGGAAGCCGAGCTCGCCACCGAGCTGCCGCGACTCGCGGAGATCGCGCGCACCAGTGCGTCGGCCGCGCGCCAGGCCGCCGAGGCCGACACCGCCGAGGTGGCGGCGTTTCGCGACGTGCTGAACGCCGGTCTGGTCGCCTTCGGTCAGGCCGAGACCCAGCGCGCGAACGACGATTTCCTGGGCGCCGTCGAGCGCTACCGCACCGCCGAGGCGTTCTTCGCGACCGCGCGGGAGATCGCGCCGGCCGGTCGCCTGCGCCAGAAGACCGAGTCGCTCGAGGCGCGTGCGCGCTCGGAGCTCGACGACCTCGGGGTCGTGCAGGCGAGTCTCGACGAGGCCCAGGCCGCCTGGGAGCGGGGCGAGTGGGCGACGGCCAGCACGGCCTACGAGAATTCGATCGGTTTGCTCGAGAGTCTGCTCTCGGACCTGGGTGCCAGCCGGGCGGCCCTGGCCGCGTCGGGCGCGGCCACCCGCGAACGCGACGCCGCGTTGTCCGCCGGTGCGGGGGCATCGGCTTCTGCGGAGATCGGTGCTGCCGAGGCCCTCCAGACGCGCGCGACCGAGGCTCTGGAAGCGAAGCAGTACGCGGCTGCCGAACGCGACTTCCGGGCGGCGAGCGAACAGTTCCGGGTGGCGCGCGAAGCGTCGGTCGGAGCCCTCGCCGAGGCCCGCGCGCTCCAGGTCGAGGCACGCATGGCGGCCGAACGCCTCCCCGAGGCGTGTGCCGGGCTGAGCGAGAGTGCGGCCCAGGACTGTGCGGCCGGCGGAGCGGCCCAGGTCACCGGCGACGAGGCATTGGTCGCACGGGACGCGCCGACGGCGCTCGCCCACTTCCGGATCGCCAAGGAGCGCTTCGCGAGCGCCGCCGAGAGCGAACGCGCCTACCTGCAGAACCTCCCGCGACCCCCGCGGATCGTCGCGCGCGAGCCCGCGGCCGATCAGGTGCGCGTGCACCGCAACGAGACGATCGCGTTCTCGGTCGAGGCGAGTGACCCCAATGGGGACACTCTCGAGTACCGCTGGCGACGCGATGGTCGGCGCCTCGACGCGTCCGGATCCGAGCTGGTGCTGAGCCCCGACGCCGACACCAGGATCGAGGTCGAAGTGCGCGACGGCCAGGGCGGTCGGGTCGAAGCGGCGTGGGCCGTCGCGTTCCGCAACCGCGCCCCCACGCTCCGCGTGTACCCCGACGAGGCGCGCACGCGGCTCGAGCTCGGCGACAGCCGCGAGTTCCGGGTCGACGCCAGCGACCCGGATGGCGAGCCTGTGCGAACGGAGTTCGCTGTGGACGGACGCACGGTGGCTCAGGGCAGCCGCTACACCTTCCGCCCGTCGCGCGCGGGCAACTACGTCGTGAGTGCGCGGGCGGTCGATGCGAGTGGCGCGCGGACCCGCGTCGAGCGTCGCGTCGAGGTGTTCGAGAAGCGGGTCGCGGTGGCACCTGTCCCGAAGCCGACACCTCGCCCAACGCCGAAGCCGACCACGACGCCGAAGCCCTCGCGCCTCGACCCCGAGAAGGGCGCGATCGCGGCCCTCGATCGCTACCGGAGTGCCTACGAGGCGCAGGATCTCGAGGCGTTGTCCGCGGTGTGGATCATGAATCCGAAGCAGCGAGAGGCGATGCAGCAGCTCTTCGAGCACGCCGATCGCATCGATGTCCAGATCGCGCGCCACGGCATCGACGTCACCCGTGACGTCGTGTCGATCGATTTCGACCAGGAAGTCGACGCCGTCGGGTCGCGCATGACGACGAAGAGCGAGCCCGTACCGATGACGGCGACCGTCATTCATACCGGCGGTGGTCAGTGGAAGATCAGCTCGATCCTGCCACGCCGCTGA
- a CDS encoding phosphotransferase family protein, translating into MTTPPGIHLENVTRFFRESVPGGDAPLSFSMISGGRSNLTYRVDMGDQAVALRRPPLGHVLPTAHDMRREFRVLSALAETALPVPRPLALCEDPEVNEHPFYVMEFRSGIVLQDRIPEGYLEDPADRGRTSQAVVDTLAALHAVDVDAVGLGDFGKPDGYLARQVSRWGKQWASNQTAPLPEIDTLLERLGAALPEHSDKALVHGDYRLGNLALDAEDPGRVAAIFDWEMATLGDPLADLGYTLIYWTEPNDPQPRGSIAAVGAVTAKPGFFTRDQLIEAYARASGRDVTAIDFYQVLALTKLAVISEGILKRFQQGKTAGEGFENMNRAAEPLAQHALTIAEASSNPKLRGA; encoded by the coding sequence ATGACGACGCCCCCCGGCATTCACCTCGAGAACGTCACCCGCTTCTTCCGCGAGAGCGTGCCCGGCGGCGACGCCCCGCTCTCCTTCTCCATGATCAGCGGCGGTCGCTCCAACCTCACCTATCGCGTCGACATGGGCGACCAGGCCGTCGCGCTGCGCCGCCCTCCCCTCGGTCATGTGCTGCCCACGGCCCACGACATGCGGCGCGAGTTCCGCGTGCTCTCCGCGCTCGCCGAGACCGCGCTCCCGGTGCCGCGCCCGCTCGCCCTCTGCGAGGACCCGGAGGTCAACGAGCACCCCTTCTACGTGATGGAGTTCCGGTCGGGCATCGTGCTGCAGGATCGCATTCCTGAGGGCTACCTCGAAGATCCCGCCGATCGCGGCCGAACCAGCCAGGCCGTGGTGGACACCCTCGCTGCGCTGCACGCGGTCGACGTCGACGCAGTCGGTCTCGGCGACTTCGGCAAGCCCGACGGGTACCTGGCGCGGCAGGTGTCTCGCTGGGGGAAGCAATGGGCGTCGAACCAGACGGCGCCCCTGCCCGAGATCGACACGCTCCTCGAGCGACTCGGCGCAGCCCTCCCCGAGCACTCGGACAAAGCGCTCGTTCACGGCGACTACCGCCTCGGCAACCTGGCCCTCGACGCCGAAGACCCCGGCCGCGTCGCTGCGATCTTCGACTGGGAGATGGCCACCCTGGGCGACCCGCTCGCGGATCTCGGCTACACGCTGATCTACTGGACCGAGCCGAACGATCCCCAGCCGCGCGGCTCGATCGCGGCGGTCGGCGCGGTCACCGCGAAGCCCGGCTTCTTCACGCGCGACCAGCTCATCGAAGCGTACGCCCGCGCCAGCGGACGCGACGTGACCGCCATCGACTTCTACCAGGTGCTCGCGCTCACGAAGCTCGCGGTGATCTCCGAGGGCATCCTCAAGCGCTTTCAACAGGGCAAGACGGCCGGCGAGGGCTTCGAGAACATGAACCGCGCCGCCGAGCCGCTGGCCCAGCACGCCCTGACGATCGCCGAGGCGTCCTCGAACCCGAAGCTGCGCGGCGCCTAG
- a CDS encoding lipopolysaccharide kinase InaA family protein — translation MEWLAGDPQRREALEPVLERLGRGEAVTWIRQRLGRRSLAQGTLPDGTPCFLKLYLSNPKHPWRDAWKRRLHLSTPEREWRTAMRLRAAGVRVPEPWAHVRLDTGQDVLVTEWIEGHPLDAALRTTPTERHALLHQVGELVRELHAAGFAHRDLHRENVLIAEGVPWLIDLQAVTRLATPRLQLRDLGHLDHSLRRTLSFPDRVRLRAAALALERPFDERARQQLRAVGRASLSRARRHARSRAARSLRPGRRARRFEVAGGTGLIDRELDAAAVESALSAEPARDDGLELAVFPGGPGDLWRGSAARRAWEAAHALEASDIPHIRPRAFVEWRRLGWPVRSALVMDREARAALPAEDALDAETTLWIQLHESGFRTPGLEGAPPQVFALADGAAAAVADLTRVQFAGRLTNTERRESFHALQHRWQASGIGEQALHRAQQRYSRRLPLSIEALRRDALRERVRKR, via the coding sequence GTGGAATGGCTGGCCGGTGACCCGCAGCGGCGCGAGGCCCTGGAGCCGGTCCTGGAACGGCTGGGCCGCGGCGAGGCCGTCACCTGGATCCGCCAGCGCCTGGGTCGTCGCTCACTCGCGCAGGGCACGCTTCCCGACGGCACGCCCTGTTTCCTGAAGCTCTACCTGTCCAACCCGAAACACCCCTGGCGCGACGCGTGGAAGCGCCGCCTCCACCTCTCCACCCCGGAGCGAGAGTGGCGCACCGCGATGCGACTCCGTGCCGCCGGCGTCCGGGTCCCCGAACCCTGGGCCCACGTCCGGCTCGATACGGGACAGGACGTGCTGGTCACCGAGTGGATCGAAGGACACCCCCTCGACGCGGCGCTCCGCACCACGCCGACCGAGCGCCATGCGCTGCTCCACCAGGTCGGCGAACTCGTGCGCGAGCTCCACGCAGCCGGCTTCGCCCACCGCGACCTCCACCGTGAGAACGTGCTCATCGCGGAAGGCGTCCCCTGGTTGATCGACCTCCAGGCCGTGACGCGGCTGGCGACGCCGCGACTCCAGCTCCGCGACCTCGGCCACCTCGATCACTCGCTGCGTCGCACCCTCTCGTTCCCCGACCGCGTTCGGCTGCGTGCCGCCGCTCTGGCCCTCGAGCGTCCCTTCGACGAACGCGCCCGCCAGCAGCTCCGGGCGGTGGGCCGAGCGTCGCTGTCACGGGCCCGTCGCCACGCCCGGAGCCGAGCGGCGCGCAGCCTGCGACCGGGTCGGCGCGCGCGACGCTTCGAGGTGGCGGGCGGAACCGGGCTGATCGATCGTGAGCTCGACGCCGCCGCGGTCGAAAGCGCCTTGTCTGCCGAACCCGCTCGGGACGACGGACTCGAACTCGCGGTGTTTCCCGGAGGGCCCGGCGATCTGTGGCGGGGCAGCGCGGCGCGCCGCGCCTGGGAGGCGGCACATGCCCTCGAGGCGTCGGACATTCCGCACATCCGACCGCGTGCGTTCGTCGAGTGGCGGCGGCTGGGCTGGCCTGTGCGCTCGGCCCTGGTGATGGATCGCGAGGCACGGGCGGCGCTCCCCGCCGAGGACGCCCTCGATGCCGAGACCACCCTGTGGATTCAGCTCCACGAATCCGGGTTCCGCACACCGGGGCTCGAAGGCGCGCCGCCTCAGGTCTTCGCCCTCGCGGACGGTGCCGCGGCGGCGGTGGCGGATCTCACCCGCGTCCAGTTCGCGGGGCGACTGACCAACACCGAGCGACGCGAGAGCTTCCATGCGCTGCAACACCGCTGGCAAGCCAGCGGGATCGGGGAGCAGGCGCTCCACCGCGCTCAGCAGCGCTACTCGCGACGACTGCCGCTCTCGATCGAAGCACTTCGGCGCGACGCGCTGCGGGAGCGCGTCCGCAAGCGCTGA
- a CDS encoding ABC transporter ATP-binding protein, producing the protein MIEAKNLSKRYGDIVAVGDVSFEIGRGEVVGFLGPNGAGKTTTMRMLTGFLPPTEGSVRIAGHDIFEAPLEARRAIGYLPETPPVYPEMTVASYVDYVARIKDVPRAERKGAVERALERCGLADVGLRVIGSLSKGYRQRVGLAQAIVHDPKVLILDEPTVGLDPIQIGEIRALIASLASGEGDEQQTVILSTHILPEVEAICRRIVMINRGQKTVDAPLAELTRDGQGLEQLFARETAMDVAAPAAPEASP; encoded by the coding sequence ATGATCGAGGCGAAGAACCTCTCGAAGCGATACGGAGACATCGTCGCCGTGGGCGATGTCTCCTTCGAGATCGGACGCGGAGAAGTGGTGGGCTTTCTGGGCCCGAACGGTGCTGGGAAAACCACCACGATGCGCATGTTGACAGGCTTCCTGCCGCCGACCGAAGGCTCGGTGCGGATCGCGGGTCACGACATCTTCGAGGCGCCGCTCGAAGCGCGTCGCGCCATCGGCTACCTGCCCGAGACGCCGCCGGTCTACCCCGAAATGACGGTCGCTTCCTACGTCGACTACGTGGCGCGCATCAAGGACGTGCCCCGCGCGGAGCGCAAGGGGGCGGTCGAGCGCGCACTCGAGCGCTGCGGCCTGGCCGACGTCGGCCTGCGGGTGATCGGCTCGCTGTCGAAGGGCTACCGCCAGCGCGTCGGTCTGGCCCAGGCGATCGTCCACGATCCGAAGGTGCTGATCCTGGACGAGCCGACGGTGGGCCTCGATCCGATCCAGATCGGCGAGATTCGCGCCCTGATCGCGAGTCTCGCCAGCGGGGAAGGCGACGAACAGCAGACCGTGATCCTGTCGACCCACATCCTTCCCGAGGTCGAGGCGATCTGTCGGCGCATCGTGATGATCAACCGCGGTCAGAAGACGGTCGACGCGCCGCTCGCCGAGCTCACGCGGGACGGGCAGGGGCTCGAGCAGCTCTTCGCGCGCGAGACGGCCATGGACGTCGCGGCACCGGCCGCGCCGGAGGCCAGCCCGTGA
- a CDS encoding DUF4340 domain-containing protein — translation MSPRSTGILLLVAFALGAFIYFYELEGEAGRQEAAEREKYLFSGLAVEDVDWIELETRDGVDARLEQREGRWQLTAPVRFPADAVAERMADTVTSLATQSTFENPGPDAEYGLDPETATTVRFGADDASYELRLGKDTPLGAGVYARRASAEGVHTVAAYQNTAFDKSFLELREKRILEFDPTSVNQVEVRWPAGRVQLARLTDPGEVDEGDGDASAGPQWRMQAPLDARADDTAVEDLLSSLNLLRATDFSDTPTAAEEASLAEPAVTVALRMTDTSEPSLAIEIGRIDENEKRWVRAGRATLFQIPAERISDIPRETIAYRFRELSRFPLTEATKIDFFFQSPEGDPVVVQADRTDVGWEASPEPFAPGKLSRAVSELSGLEADAILAESLGDEELQALGLSPPHTIISVFGEPEDPDAEETGAKRVAEIHLGDVTPEGIVARAAGDPAVYRLPLAMSEHLPVSLDAFRTRFRAEEAGEPSEPPLGSDDALDPTIPVDESP, via the coding sequence ATGAGCCCGAGGTCGACGGGGATCCTGCTGTTGGTGGCGTTCGCCCTCGGCGCCTTCATCTACTTCTATGAGCTCGAAGGCGAGGCGGGACGCCAGGAGGCGGCGGAGCGCGAGAAATACCTCTTCAGCGGACTCGCTGTCGAGGACGTCGACTGGATCGAGCTGGAAACCCGCGATGGCGTGGACGCTCGGCTCGAGCAGCGCGAGGGGCGCTGGCAACTCACCGCGCCCGTGCGTTTTCCGGCAGACGCGGTGGCGGAGCGCATGGCCGATACGGTCACCTCGTTGGCCACCCAGTCGACCTTCGAGAATCCGGGCCCCGACGCCGAGTACGGGCTCGATCCCGAGACGGCGACGACCGTGCGCTTCGGCGCCGACGACGCGAGCTACGAGCTCCGGCTCGGCAAGGACACGCCGCTGGGGGCGGGCGTCTACGCGCGCAGGGCCTCGGCCGAGGGCGTGCACACCGTCGCGGCCTACCAGAACACCGCCTTCGACAAGAGCTTCCTGGAGCTTCGCGAGAAGCGGATCCTCGAGTTCGACCCCACCAGCGTGAACCAGGTGGAAGTGCGCTGGCCCGCCGGACGCGTGCAGCTGGCGCGCCTCACCGATCCGGGGGAGGTCGACGAAGGCGACGGCGACGCGAGCGCGGGCCCCCAGTGGCGCATGCAAGCCCCCCTGGACGCGCGCGCGGACGACACCGCCGTCGAGGACCTGCTCTCGAGCCTGAATCTGCTGCGGGCCACCGACTTCTCGGACACGCCGACTGCCGCCGAGGAAGCCTCGTTGGCCGAGCCCGCCGTCACCGTCGCGCTACGCATGACCGACACCAGCGAGCCGTCGCTGGCGATCGAGATTGGACGCATCGACGAGAACGAGAAGCGCTGGGTGCGGGCCGGGCGCGCCACGCTCTTCCAGATCCCCGCCGAGCGCATCAGCGACATTCCGCGCGAGACGATTGCGTATCGCTTCCGAGAGCTCTCGCGCTTCCCGCTCACCGAAGCCACGAAGATCGATTTCTTCTTCCAGTCGCCGGAGGGGGATCCCGTGGTCGTCCAGGCCGACCGCACCGACGTCGGCTGGGAGGCCTCGCCCGAGCCCTTCGCACCGGGAAAGCTCTCGCGCGCGGTCTCCGAGCTCTCGGGGCTCGAGGCCGACGCGATCCTCGCCGAATCGCTCGGCGACGAAGAGCTGCAAGCGCTCGGACTGTCTCCGCCCCACACGATCATCAGCGTGTTCGGAGAACCCGAAGACCCGGACGCCGAGGAGACGGGCGCGAAGCGCGTGGCCGAGATCCATCTCGGCGACGTGACGCCCGAGGGCATCGTCGCGCGGGCGGCGGGGGATCCCGCCGTGTACCGCTTGCCGCTCGCGATGTCCGAGCATCTCCCGGTCAGCCTCGACGCCTTCCGGACCCGGTTCCGAGCGGAAGAGGCCGGGGAGCCCAGCGAGCCGCCGCTCGGCAGCGACGACGCGCTCGACCCCACCATCCCGGTCGACGAGTCTCCGTGA